Genomic window (Roseivirga sp. 4D4):
TAATTGATGCTGATCCGGATGACGATTGGGATTGGGCCAATGAGCTCAGAAGATATCCAGCGTGGAGAGAGCAACTCTTGGTCGAGTTGGATGGACGACCTCTGGGCTTTCTTCAAATCATAGACCCATATTTAGAGGATACCCATTACTGGGGCGATGTAGATCAGAACCTAAGAGCCATCGATATCTGGATTGGTGAAGCTGATGACCTGGGTAAAGGTTATGGGACAGAAATGATGCGACAAGCCATTGAAAGGTGCTTTGCATCGCCCAAGGTGACAGGGATACTAATTGATCCATTGGTTACAAATGTTAAAGCCATTCGATTCTATGAGCGAATGGGCTTTGAATTTGTGGAACATCGTGATTTTGATAGCAGTCATTGCGCAGTCTATAAACTTCAAAAATCGAAATGGAAAACAAAATAGTCATTAGACAGGCCAGAGTCTCAGATAGTAAGAAGCTCTCAATACTCTATAAAACCGTATACATTCAAACATACGGCACTGAGGGAGTCTCAGATGAGTTTGCCAACTTTATCACAGTACAATTTGATCCCCAAAGAATTGAGAAGGTTATCATAGAAGATTCTGAGTGCATAATAGTCGCTGAGTTTAACAACAACATTGTTGGTGTAGCGGAAATTGAATTTGACAAAACGAGTCCTGTCGGTGACTTTGAAGCACCTGAACTAAATAAACTTTACATACTTGACTGGTTCTGTGGAAAAGGTGTCGGATCAAAGCTCATGGCGGCTGTTGAAGAATTGATTGTTTCAAGGGGAATAAAACATATCTGGCTATGGGTATTAGTTTCAAATCAAAGAGCAATCTCCTTCTACGAGAAACATGGGTTCCAGTGGATTGGTAATGCCCTATTCCCAATGGAAACTAATACTTATGAAAATAAAGTCATGCGAAAGTCCCTGGTCTAAATTATTATAAAAGAATCATTTAACTTATCGATAAAACTCATTTTACGATCATAAGTATGTCTCTCACCAATCTAAAATCAGTAAAGAAACAGTTCGAATACTATAAATCACTCGGTGAAAAAACCTTCGCCCAAATCAGCGATGATGATCTCTTTTTCGAGTACAACGAACACAGTAATTCAATAGCTGTCACTGTCAATCATCTTTGGGGCAATATGCTCTCACGTTGGACAGATTTTTTGACAAGTGATGGGGAGAAGGAATGGCGTAATCGGGATCAAGAATTTGAATCTATCATTAAGACCAAAGAAGAACTCTTAGATAAATGGAACGAAGGGTGGGCTTGTGTCTTTAACGCCTTGGACTCAGTCAATGAAGATAACTTTGACACCAAAGTCTACATCCGCAATCAAGCACATAGCATTATGGATGCAGCACTGCGCCAACTCGCTCACTATGCCTATCACATTGGGCAGATTGTCTACGTAGGCAGAATGCTATCTAAAGACTGGAATAGTCTTACAATCCCAAAAGGCAAATCGAAAGAATTCAATCAGGCCAAATTTGCCAAAGGCAAGCATGATGGTCATTTTACTGATGATATAAAGTAGATTTGACAGAGAAATACTACATCGTGTGAGCTGAACTAATTGCTAAAACTGTCCTCCTCTTGGAGGAGCCTGCCTGCCGCAAGCAGGGTGTCCGAAGGACGGAGGAGGTTAACCTTCTTAAGTACTCCCCCCTGGTTCGCACTTGTAGTGCGGACCTACCTTAGTTATATAATTAAAACACTTCAAGTGATAGATAAGAACAGCACTCAATACAAGTCTGCCTGACGGCAGACAGGTGAGCGCTAGGCAGTATATAAAACCCAAGGGGTTTCTTGGGACTATTAATCCTCCCCCTGCTGCGCCTCCCCCTGGTTCGCACTTGTAGTGCGGACCCACCTTAGATATAATTTATAAGATAAAAACAGCACTCACTACAATTGAGCGCTAGGTAGAGAAGATTACCCAAACAATGCCCCTGCAATCGTAGCCGTCATCATAGTGGCCAGTGTTGCAGCCATTAAGGCACGCATTCCCAGTTTAGAAAGATCTCCCTGACGCGAAGGCGCCAAACTACCAATCCCTCCTATTTGAATGGCAATGGATGAAAAGTTCGCAAAACCGCAAAGTGCATAAGTAGAAATCACTATGGCCTTTTGACTCAAGACGCCTGCCTCTTTCATTTCTGCAAGGCTTAGGTAAGCCACAAATTCATTGATCACAGTCTTTTGCCCTATCAAACTTCCTACTTGCAATGTCTCAGCCCAGTCTACTCCCATGGCAAAGGCAAAGAGTCTAAAACCCTGTCCCAAAATATATTGAAGGCTAAAGCCATCGAAGACGCCATTAGTCGACTCTACTACAAAACTGTTAAGGCCAGTCCATTCACCAACACCATCTACTAGAATCCAGTTTACAGAATAGATCACTGCAATAAAGGCCAATAGCATTGCACCAATATTGGCTGCAAGCTTTAAACCATCGCTCGCTCCACCCGCCAATGCGTCAATTACATTAACACCAATCTGGTCTTTGCTCACTTTTAATTCTTCATCCACCTCTTCCTGCTCTGGAAGGAAAATCTTAGCCATCAGAATGGCGGCAGGTGCATTCATAATTGAAGCACTCAGAAGATAGGTAGCAAACTTGGCCTGCTGTTCTGGATCCCCTCCACCAAGAAAAGACACATAAGCGCCAAGCACAGAACCTGCGATAGTTGCCATCCCTCCTGTCATCAGACAGAGAAGCTCAGACTTGGTCATTTTACCAATAAATGGTTTGACGAGCAGCGGGGCTTCCGTCTGTCCAAGGAAGACATTACCCGCAGCAGACATTGACTCCGCTCCTGATAAGCGCATCGTCTTAGCCATTACCCAGGCGAAAACATAAACGATTTTCTGAAGAATGCCCAAATAATAAAGACCCGCTGTGATCGCAGAAAAGAAAATCACAGTAGGAAGGGCCTGAAAGACAAAAAGAAAACCCAAGCTATGGCTTACTCCCTCCACAGCGTCACTGTTCTTAGCCAAATCACCATAAAGAAACTCAGCTCCATTCAGCGCGAAGCTCAAAAAGGATACAAAACCCCGACTGACGAAGTCGAACATGTTCTTGACAAAGGGCACTTCTGCAATCAAGAGGGCAATAACTACTTGCATAGCAATGCCTACTCCAACAAGTCGCCAACTGATGGCCTTTTTATTGCCGGATAGCAAATAGGCTATTCCGATCAACACTAAAAGGCCAATAATCGCTCTTATGATATCCATTTTTATTAGGGCATGGAAAGGTGTATTAAATAAAATGACGTCATTCTGAACTCGTTTCAGAATCTTATTTACAAAATTCGGTAGATCCTGAAATCAATTCAGGATGACGTTCTATTACAACCCTTTCAGGATTAACTTCTCTTATTTATCTCGTCTCTGATTTTGGCAGCACGTTCATAATCTTCAGCATTCAATGCCTCATCCAACATCTCATTTAGCTTTTCTAATGAAAAGTCCTGAAGTCTTTCATCAGATTTAGAAACAAGAATAGGTTCTTCACTCTCCTCTTCCAACAGCTCTTCCTCATCTGTCAAAATGATTCCCGCTTCAGCCAAAACAGATTCATGGGTATAAAAAGGTACTTCGAATCGAATACCAATGGCGATTGCATCTGACGGTCTGGCATCTACTTCAATTGTCTTGATTCCATCCGTACAAACAATTTTGGCAAAGAAAACACCTTCCTTGAGGTCGGAGATAATGATCTCTGTCACTTCAAAGTTAAACCCATGAGCAAACGACTTAAACAAGTCGTGTGTCATGGGTCTATTTGGTGTTATTTTCTCAATTTCAAGGGCAATCGCTTGCGCCTCAAACATACCGATGATAATTGGTAGTCTTCTTTCTCCTTCGACCTCACCTAGTACCAGGGCAAAAGAGCCCGTAGTTTGGGACTGGCTTGAAGAAAGCCCAAGAATTTCAATCTGTACCTTACTCAATGCTAAAAAATCTAAGCTATTGTGCCGCTTTCAGCGCCTCATTCAATTTAGGTAAGACATCAAAAGCGTCTCCTACAATACCATAATCGGCAGCTTTGAAGAAAGGAGCTTCTTCGTCTTTATTAATTACGACAATATACTTAGAAGAATTGACACCTGCCAAGTGCTGAATAGCGCCTGAAATACCAACAGCAACATATAGTGTCGGACTTACCTTCACACCAGTTTGACCAACGTGCTCATGGTGAGGTCTCCAGTCCATATCTGATACTGGTTTTGAACAACCAGTCGCTGCACCTAAAGTACCCGCGAGGTCTTCAATAATCCCCCAGTTTTCAGGTCCTTTTAGACCACGTCCTCCTGATACTACTATATCAGCTTCTGGAAGTAACACATCACCTTCTGCCTTTTCAGTCGATGTGATTTTTGCACCAAACAAGCTATCATCAAGGCTTACACTAAAGGCTTCGACTGAAGCGGATCCGCCATCCTCTTTGATCTCTACTGCATTCTTCTTAATGGCCAAAACTTTCTTATCCGTAGTCATACTCACGTTTGCGAAAGCTTTACCTGTGTAAATGCTTCGCTTCACCTGAAAACCATTTGAAGTATCAGGCAATGAAACGACATTTGATACTAGAGAAGCACCTAATTTCATAGACACTCTTCCAACTACAGCATCTGCCAAGGAAGACTTAGCAGTAACAACTACATCAGCACCTGTTTCATTTGCAGCTGCTGCTATTGCCTCAGCGTATGGCTGAATAAGCCCAGCATTTAACCTTTCGTCCGCAACGTGTAATACTTTCAATGCACCATTCTGCCCTGCAGTTGCTAGTTCATCAGCACTTACTGTACCCAATGCCAAAGCTGTAACATCACCTAAGGCTGCTCCATAAGAGATAGCTTCTCTTGAAGATTTTTTAATCTTACCGTCTTCTGTTTCTATAAATACTAAAACTGACATATCTCTTAGATTACTTTGGCTTCGTTTTTCAATAGGTCAACCAACTCACTTACATTGTCGGCATCAATCATTTTCACCGCTCCTTTTGCTGGTGGCAACTCATAGGCAGAAATCGCGCTATGAACAGTTGCATCTGAAGGCTCAACCACATTCAATGGTTTGGTTCTAGCCGACATAATTCCTCTCATATTAGGGATCTTCCACTCAGCGATCGGCTCTTGACAGCCTGCTACAAATGGTAGCGAGACTTCTAACTTCTCTTTACCCCCTTCTATCTCTCTGGTAATCTTTGCATTACCTCCCTCAACTTCAAGTTGCATCACTGGTGAGAATGAAGGCAATCCCAACAGCTCTCCAACCATACCATGCACCATACCTCCGTTGAAATCGATAGACTCACGACCCATCAAAATCAAATCATAATCTCCTTCTTTAGCAATAGCCGCAATCTGATTTGCCACAAAGAATGAATCCGATGGAAAGGCATTCACACGAATGGCCTCATCAGCTCCAATTGCCAAAGCTTTTCTAATGGTTGGATCGCTATCCGCTTCACCAACGTTCAATACTGTAATTTTCCCTCCGTTCTGCTCTTTCAACTCAACAGCTCTTGCCAATGCATAATCATCATAAGGACCTATGATAAACTGTACACCATTCTTATCGAATTCGGTGTTGTCATTGGTAAACGCAATGCGTGAAGTAGTGTCAGGAACATGTGTGATACAAACTAATATGTTCATGCTTACTTGTTTAATGATTTTAGTATCAACTGTATGATTGTCATTCTGGTTTAGCTCGAAAGCAGTTAATCAGACAAATGACGAATAAAGACAAGCTAGATGCCTAAATTTGCCCCGAAGATAGCCAATAAACAAGTAAATAAAAACGGAGTAGGCCGAATGAATCAAACCCGAATAGACTTACTGAAAAAGTACATCGAAGAAGAGCCAAATGATCCCTTTAATCATTATGGTTTGGCCTGTGAATACCTATCTAACAAACCGGAAGAAGCCTTAAAAATTTTTCGAGAATTGCTGGCCCATCATGCCGATTATCTCCCCACCTATTATCAAGCAGGCCAGCTCTTGGAAGCTTTTGAAGAAGAGGAAGAAGCACTGAAAGTCTATGAACTGGGTATGACTTTGGCCAAAGCACAAAACAATTCTAAAACCTTTCAAGAGCTCAACTCTGTACACCAGAATTTGCTCTTTGAAATGGATTAACTATAATTGATTCCTTCTAGATAAGTCATTGGGACAATACATGATGGAATTTGGAAAAACATGTCGCTGGATACTCTCCGCACTAACCCTACTGATTATCAGTCACCTATCCTATGCTCAAGAAATAGATGAGCAGGAACTATTGTCCAGAATGCATAGGGATATTTCAAACCTTGTGAACTCTGGGAAGGCCGATACTGTCAAGAAGCTTGGTTTCGCGGGTAAGGACTTGGCCTTGAAGCTTGGGAATCAAAACGAGTTAGCCTATTTCAATTATATGCTTGGAGCAATTTATCGATATGAGTCTCCTATTGTTTCGAAGCAATACTTGGATACAGCCTTGTCAATCTCCAAAAAGGTGGATTATAAGGTGGGAGAAATGCTTGCCTACAGTTCATTAAGCAAGCTAATGGTCAACCGAGGGCAATATGACAGTGCACTGCTTTACGAACATAGAAGTACAGAGATTCTCAATAGTTTCCCAGACTCCGAGAAAAAATTTAGAGAATTAGTAAAGTCCCATAATAGCCTTGGGGTCATCTACAGAAATAAAACGGACTTTGTTAAGTCAATGAAGGCTTTCACTGATGCATATGCCTTGGCCCTCAAATACGGTCATATTAATCTTGCCAACTATGCCAAACTAAACATCGCCTCAACCAACAGGTCGATGGGCCGTTTTGAAGAGGCTAAAATTCATTATGGTAAGGTGGTGGCATATTCCGATTCGGTTGATAATGCACAACTCAAAACCTGGTCTTTTCTAGGCCTAGCAGAGTTAAGCGCCATGGATTTAGATTACAATAAATCCTTAGACTATTACAGGCAAGCTATAAAAATCTCAAAAAGAGATAAAAACACCAGTCTCAGAGAAATCTCACTTCAAATTGGCAATGTTTTTACAAAGCTTGGACAGTTAGACAGTGCCAACTTTTACATAGACCTTGCAGAAACACTTGTAGTCGAAGATAAGAATGACGCCTATTATATAGAATTAAGAATAGCTCGATCTTATGTTGACATGGCAAATGAAAACCTTAGTGCAGCCCAAAAAAAATTAGAAGAAGCACTAGTTAAGACACAGGAAAAAGTATTACCAAATCAGGAAGCAGTAATACTAGAGTTACTTTCAGATCTATACGCCCAAAAGGAAGATTTTCGAACGAGCTATAAATACTTCAAAGCATTTAAAGTATTGGATGACAGCATCTTCAGCTCAAAAAACTTGCATAGTATTAACTCTATACAGTATCAGTTTGACACCGAAATAAAAAATCAGAAAATCACAAACCTGGAACAATTAGCAAATAATCAAACCATCCAGATTCGGAGCAAGAATAAGCTAATACTCATTTCGGTAATTGCCTTTGCCCTTTTGATAAGTCTGATCTATGTTATCTACAAACAGAAAGTCGATCATGCTAAGAGTAATGAACTACTTGCCAAACTAAAACTATCAAATGCACAACTGAGCCCGCATTTTCTCTTTAACTCGTTGAGTGCAATTCAACAGCTCGTCTTGGAAAACCACAAACCACTGGAAACGGCAGATTACCTCTCCAAATTTTCAAGACTTACGAGAAAAATGCTAGAGTTTACCGAATTGGAGAGCATTAGCCTAGAAGATGAATTGACCTTTTTGGAGAACTACCTTTCTCTACAAAAACTGAGGTTTGGAGAGCGGTTTGAGTTTGAAATCAATACTCCAAAAGACCTGTTCACAAGTAACTTTTACATTCCACCATTAATCACACAACCATTCGTGGAGAATTCCCTTGAACATGGTTTCAGAGGATCAAAAGACAATAATAAGATTACAATTAACATTATTGAGACTCAAAGGGGAATTCAGCTTGTGATTGAAGACAATGGTGTTGGCATTGATTCAACCCTGCACCTAAAGAGTGAATTAAAAGAATCCAAAGCGCTGAGCTTGACCAAAGGGCGGATTAAATTCTGGGAACGAAAAACAGGAATGACAACCTCTATGGACATCTCTGATCTCTCTAATATTATTCCTGGAGCTCATGGAACGAGAATCACACTAACATTTCCCGGTTTATGAAAGCGATTATCATTGATGATGAACAGCATGCTCATGCCATTATTAAGAATTACCTAGCGCTTGAGCCCTACCCTATAGAAATCATAGGTTCTGCATTTAGTGTTCACGAAGGGGTGGCTTTAATCAAAAAGGCAGCTCCAGACCTAATCTTCTTGGACATTGAAATGGAAGATGGAACAGGTTTTGACCTTTTGAATAAAATAGGGACTCCTTACCCCAATGTAATTTTTATCACGGCTTATAACCACTTTGCTGTTCAGGCATTTCAGTTCAATGCCATCGATTACCTTGTCAAACCCCTTGATCATAGCCTATTCAAACAAGCGATTGATAGAGCAAAAAATCAATATGACTTTAATATAGTTCATGAACAGTTAGAGTTATTGAACGAATCATTGCGATCTAATAAGTTGGGCAAGAGAATCGTCCTAAGAGATGCAGAGAGTATCCACTTTGTTGACACAAGCGATATTCAGTACTGCAGTGCAGAAGGAAGCTACACTGCTTTTCATCTCAAAGATGACTCCAAAATCATTGTATCAAGGCACTTAAAGGAATATGAATCATTGCTACTTCAATTTCAATTTTTGAGAATACATCGATCCTATATTATCAATGGTCTTGAAGTTAGTAGGTACGATAAAGCGGAAGGAAACCTTATCCTGAAGGGAGGCGCTCGTCTGCCTATATCAATAAAGAAGGAACAATTACTTAAGCTTCTTTCTAGCACTTAAGCTCCTTTACCAAAAAAAGAACGGTGCTTATCAACAAACGGGGTAGCAACGTCAATAATTCCATTTTCCCATAACCTTATGGGTCATCTTAAGCACAATAAAATTGTGTGAAATGATGACTATAACTTTTACGAAGCGCCTTTGGTGCTGCATCCTACTTTTGTTTAGCGGCCTACTTTTTTACGGTTGCAAAGATGATCCTAATCCTCAGGAAGAGAGATTAAAAGAACTGACGGCTACTTGGGAAACCACAAGAGTCACTAATGACGCGGTTGACGTTACTGCTCAATTCAGCGATTTTGAGTTAACACTGAGTTCGGAAAGAACATTCAGCACCGTTAATGGAGGTAACCCCTGGCCAGCTTCAGGCACTTTTTCATTTATAGATGAGACTAATCTTGATGTTATCAGAAGAAGTGACGGGGTTGAGGTAAGAATAGTGGAAATCTCAGCCACCACATTGTCTCTCTCCTTTTCAATTAACTCCGTCAGAAGTGGCATAGACGGAATCACCGGAAACTTCACCTTTTCACTTTCAAAACAATAGACATGAAGAATATCTACATTATAAGAGTAATCTATATGATCCTTCTAGTCTGTACTACACAGTCTTTAATGGGTCAAAACTATTTCAACTGGGGAATATCCTTAGGAAATGTAAACGAAAATGAAGTAAGCGACCTAGCTGTCGATGACAGTGAAAATGTATATATCATTGGTACGTTGGAAGGGACAATAGATATGAACCCTACGACTGCAACCAATAATGTCTCACCAGTTGGTGGCAAGGCCGTGTATTTAACCAAATATGATAAGAACGGTGTATTCCAGTGGAGTACCGTAATAGAGGCCGAATCTGGTACTGATCTTGCCCTAAATGGCAGTGGGAGTATTATTGTTACCGGCACGCTCATTGGGTCAGCGACCATAGGAAGTATCACTTTGACGAATACGGAATCTAACACTGCCACGGCCAGTTTCATCGCTGGCTTTGACACTAGTAACGGTAGCTATCAAGGTGGTCGCGTAATTGAGGGGACCGGAGTTCAGGAAACCTTTGATATAAAGGCTAAAGACGGTTTTATCTACCTTGCTGGTTCTTTTACCAATACGATAAATCTCGGTTCAGCCCTATCCGCTGGTGAATCTACACAACGTGGTAATGCCAAAGACTTCTTCATAGCGAGGTTCAATAACACTGGAGGTATTGACTGGGCCAAAACTGTAGCCACAAATGGGGGAGCAAACAGAATTGAAGAGATAGAGCTGGATAATGATGGTGGTCTTTATCTAGGTGGAATACTAAGAGAAAATCTAAACTTTGACACAGGCATCAATCTCTCGGCCGCTTTTGATCCTATAAACAAAGGCTTCATTACCAAACTTGATACAGCAGGTAGTCTAAAATGGTTCAGGAGAACCAGACGTACTGATCTGCCCGGTTCTCTTTTCTCTCCTTCAACAATAAATTCTATCGAGATAGATAGCCATGGAAACGTCTCAGGTGTAGGTCACGTCACTTTCGATGTCAGAATGGATCCTTTTAGTTCCATCCTCAACACTCAAAATTCAACTACTGATATTTTCATTGTAAAATTCACGTCAAATGGTTCGCCGATAAGCATGAATCACATAGGTGCTCCTGGTACACTCACTGGAGTAAGACATGCGGTAGATGACAATGACAACTATATTATCATTGGTAATGGCCAAGACAGCAACAATGATTTTGACCTGGGTTCTGACACCCATAGTGTATCATTCAGCTCAGCCGAACGAGATATCTTTGTAGCCAAATATGACAGTTTGCTCAACTTTCAATGGGCGGACGGATTTATTGGAAATAGCCTACTGGATCGCGCAGAAGGACTAGCTGAAAAGAATGGGAATATTTATGTAGCTGGATATCATGAAGGTGGAATTGATGTCGAATTTGGGCCAGGAAATACTGTACTGAGCACGCAAGGAGGCAGAGACATGTTCGTTGCAAGTATCAACAGTGTCTCAGTTTTCAATCAGGAGATCAATCTCTGTGATGGACAGTCAGTACAAGTCGGTGGTAATTCATACAACCAGATTGGCACTTACCAAGACCTCTTTACTGCAGGCTCCGTTTCGGGTAATGACTCCATTGTGAACACTAATATCATGAGTATACTTCCACCGATTACCCTTACTGTAAGCACAACGGACAATCTATGTAATGGAGAAAGTAATGGTTCTGCTACCGTGGTAGCGAGTGACAATAACACCAGAAATTACACCTACAGTATCGATGGAAGCGCCTTTCAGACCTCTCCTACTTTTGATAATCTGAGTGCTGGGAATTACACGATCATAGCCAAAGACTCCGACAGTTGCAGTGCCAACATTAACCTCACTATAAACGAGCCAAGTCCTTTTAGCGGAGCACCTTCTGTCATTGATAACGTGTGCAGCGATGGTACCAGCGGCCAAATTACCATCAATGTGACTGGAGGTACCGGCACGCTTATGTACAGCATCGATGGGACAAATTTTCAGGCGTCCAATGTATTCGATAATCTGGCTACTGGTGATTATGATATTACAGTCAAGGATGCCAATGATTGTACTGTTTCAGGGCAAGTCACGGTTGGGGCACCCACGGCACTAACACTTTTGGAAGACACTAAGATAGATCCAAAATGTATGGGCAGTTCAGATGGGTTAATAGATGTATTCGCCACGGGTGGTACTGGCCCATACACCTACAGTATTGATGGCACTAATTTCTCAAATTCGAATACCTTTGGTAGCCTTAACTCGGGCGACTATTCAGTTACTGTTAAAGATGCCAACAATTGTACGAGCACTTTGCAAATCACACTAACCGACCCATCTCCACTGGTCATAGTACAATCTGCGATCACTCCCATCGACTGTAATGGTGCATCGACTGGTGGCATTACAATACAAGGACAAGGTGGCACTCCTGGATACCAATACGCAATAAATGGAGGTAGTTTACAATCGAGTGGGGCCTTCACAGGCTTAGCGGCAGGAACTCACACTTTTACAATTCAAGATGCAAATGGTTGTACCCATACTGCAGACATAACATTAAGTGAGCCAGCTCCTTTTTCTATATCATCAACTATTACACCCATAACGTGTAATGGAGATGCCAATGGAGTAATCACTATTGATCAAGTACAAGGAGGCACGAGTCCGTATCAATATTCAATTGATGGCACGAACTTTCAAAACCCTGCTAGTTTCGGGAGTCTATCGCCTGGGGATTATACCATCACCATTATGGACGCAAATGGCTGTACCACAACAAGGGATTTCAGCATAACAGAACCGCCCCTATTTTCAGGTTCTGTACAAACAGTGACAGACGTCACTTGTCATGGTGAGTCTAATGGCGCGATTATAGTAAATGCTTCTGGAGGATGGAGTGGTGTCACATA
Coding sequences:
- a CDS encoding tetratricopeptide repeat protein, with translation MPKFAPKIANKQVNKNGVGRMNQTRIDLLKKYIEEEPNDPFNHYGLACEYLSNKPEEALKIFRELLAHHADYLPTYYQAGQLLEAFEEEEEALKVYELGMTLAKAQNNSKTFQELNSVHQNLLFEMD
- a CDS encoding GNAT family N-acetyltransferase, producing the protein MNQITFRTATIEDLDILLHWDQQQHVIDADPDDDWDWANELRRYPAWREQLLVELDGRPLGFLQIIDPYLEDTHYWGDVDQNLRAIDIWIGEADDLGKGYGTEMMRQAIERCFASPKVTGILIDPLVTNVKAIRFYERMGFEFVEHRDFDSSHCAVYKLQKSKWKTK
- a CDS encoding electron transfer flavoprotein subunit beta/FixA family protein gives rise to the protein MNILVCITHVPDTTSRIAFTNDNTEFDKNGVQFIIGPYDDYALARAVELKEQNGGKITVLNVGEADSDPTIRKALAIGADEAIRVNAFPSDSFFVANQIAAIAKEGDYDLILMGRESIDFNGGMVHGMVGELLGLPSFSPVMQLEVEGGNAKITREIEGGKEKLEVSLPFVAGCQEPIAEWKIPNMRGIMSARTKPLNVVEPSDATVHSAISAYELPPAKGAVKMIDADNVSELVDLLKNEAKVI
- a CDS encoding LytR/AlgR family response regulator transcription factor, with translation MKAIIIDDEQHAHAIIKNYLALEPYPIEIIGSAFSVHEGVALIKKAAPDLIFLDIEMEDGTGFDLLNKIGTPYPNVIFITAYNHFAVQAFQFNAIDYLVKPLDHSLFKQAIDRAKNQYDFNIVHEQLELLNESLRSNKLGKRIVLRDAESIHFVDTSDIQYCSAEGSYTAFHLKDDSKIIVSRHLKEYESLLLQFQFLRIHRSYIINGLEVSRYDKAEGNLILKGGARLPISIKKEQLLKLLSST
- a CDS encoding electron transfer flavoprotein subunit alpha/FixB family protein codes for the protein MSVLVFIETEDGKIKKSSREAISYGAALGDVTALALGTVSADELATAGQNGALKVLHVADERLNAGLIQPYAEAIAAAANETGADVVVTAKSSLADAVVGRVSMKLGASLVSNVVSLPDTSNGFQVKRSIYTGKAFANVSMTTDKKVLAIKKNAVEIKEDGGSASVEAFSVSLDDSLFGAKITSTEKAEGDVLLPEADIVVSGGRGLKGPENWGIIEDLAGTLGAATGCSKPVSDMDWRPHHEHVGQTGVKVSPTLYVAVGISGAIQHLAGVNSSKYIVVINKDEEAPFFKAADYGIVGDAFDVLPKLNEALKAAQ
- a CDS encoding bifunctional nuclease family protein → MSKVQIEILGLSSSQSQTTGSFALVLGEVEGERRLPIIIGMFEAQAIALEIEKITPNRPMTHDLFKSFAHGFNFEVTEIIISDLKEGVFFAKIVCTDGIKTIEVDARPSDAIAIGIRFEVPFYTHESVLAEAGIILTDEEELLEEESEEPILVSKSDERLQDFSLEKLNEMLDEALNAEDYERAAKIRDEINKRS
- a CDS encoding DUF1572 family protein; amino-acid sequence: MSLTNLKSVKKQFEYYKSLGEKTFAQISDDDLFFEYNEHSNSIAVTVNHLWGNMLSRWTDFLTSDGEKEWRNRDQEFESIIKTKEELLDKWNEGWACVFNALDSVNEDNFDTKVYIRNQAHSIMDAALRQLAHYAYHIGQIVYVGRMLSKDWNSLTIPKGKSKEFNQAKFAKGKHDGHFTDDIK
- a CDS encoding GNAT family N-acetyltransferase; protein product: MENKIVIRQARVSDSKKLSILYKTVYIQTYGTEGVSDEFANFITVQFDPQRIEKVIIEDSECIIVAEFNNNIVGVAEIEFDKTSPVGDFEAPELNKLYILDWFCGKGVGSKLMAAVEELIVSRGIKHIWLWVLVSNQRAISFYEKHGFQWIGNALFPMETNTYENKVMRKSLV
- a CDS encoding histidine kinase, yielding MMEFGKTCRWILSALTLLIISHLSYAQEIDEQELLSRMHRDISNLVNSGKADTVKKLGFAGKDLALKLGNQNELAYFNYMLGAIYRYESPIVSKQYLDTALSISKKVDYKVGEMLAYSSLSKLMVNRGQYDSALLYEHRSTEILNSFPDSEKKFRELVKSHNSLGVIYRNKTDFVKSMKAFTDAYALALKYGHINLANYAKLNIASTNRSMGRFEEAKIHYGKVVAYSDSVDNAQLKTWSFLGLAELSAMDLDYNKSLDYYRQAIKISKRDKNTSLREISLQIGNVFTKLGQLDSANFYIDLAETLVVEDKNDAYYIELRIARSYVDMANENLSAAQKKLEEALVKTQEKVLPNQEAVILELLSDLYAQKEDFRTSYKYFKAFKVLDDSIFSSKNLHSINSIQYQFDTEIKNQKITNLEQLANNQTIQIRSKNKLILISVIAFALLISLIYVIYKQKVDHAKSNELLAKLKLSNAQLSPHFLFNSLSAIQQLVLENHKPLETADYLSKFSRLTRKMLEFTELESISLEDELTFLENYLSLQKLRFGERFEFEINTPKDLFTSNFYIPPLITQPFVENSLEHGFRGSKDNNKITINIIETQRGIQLVIEDNGVGIDSTLHLKSELKESKALSLTKGRIKFWERKTGMTTSMDISDLSNIIPGAHGTRITLTFPGL
- a CDS encoding NupC/NupG family nucleoside CNT transporter; translation: MDIIRAIIGLLVLIGIAYLLSGNKKAISWRLVGVGIAMQVVIALLIAEVPFVKNMFDFVSRGFVSFLSFALNGAEFLYGDLAKNSDAVEGVSHSLGFLFVFQALPTVIFFSAITAGLYYLGILQKIVYVFAWVMAKTMRLSGAESMSAAGNVFLGQTEAPLLVKPFIGKMTKSELLCLMTGGMATIAGSVLGAYVSFLGGGDPEQQAKFATYLLSASIMNAPAAILMAKIFLPEQEEVDEELKVSKDQIGVNVIDALAGGASDGLKLAANIGAMLLAFIAVIYSVNWILVDGVGEWTGLNSFVVESTNGVFDGFSLQYILGQGFRLFAFAMGVDWAETLQVGSLIGQKTVINEFVAYLSLAEMKEAGVLSQKAIVISTYALCGFANFSSIAIQIGGIGSLAPSRQGDLSKLGMRALMAATLATMMTATIAGALFG